From Humisphaera borealis, the proteins below share one genomic window:
- a CDS encoding ABC transporter permease, whose amino-acid sequence MKLLAQSAPFDWTTYAVPIVASAITVLVLLLSVGDVSRFRFARVRAIAGICFTEAIRRRVLWITPLAIIGIISVSQLTRPLDAQDAVRQTIKYCLFATGLVTVLTAILLACANLPKEIESRVIFTIVTKPTTRLEIVLGKVMGFAMVSGIILLIMGLFTLAFLEFRATSFESQIKAALASGQIPEGAKRANLQRYADQGLLRTKSVIWPAEMQVFAKEPSPDGTRWAAGGSQTFFVVPFVISEQDKAAVVQAVNAGAGPVFSITLKVDQRKTLSASEKEELASGQNPTDDEPAFGPALPTSRPSLPTPRLSIIARAQKDGRILAQSDFAGDKPVSAIRDRGWVPGGLRQFVAPITTNLALEELLNAGKFNLEITGLTPTYEYGVGKQPVSLSVYDVDKDNRRPPTEVVAIRSSETETVQPVKPGIADLARPEPPGPRFYSRFGRVGMQVSGRPPEDGDGPVAVYSFRGSAVKADDDQVTLQTKISIDRSGDLDADRYKASVASVTVRNVNSGFTSPPAMIEPDTNRLIDIRVPFAAVDGGDFDVLVRGRTPGQSLGLHGLTASVPSIALVEADHWFGINLFKGLLLLWMLSILVVTISVFCSTFLSWPIAVVLTLLLLMGRWGVNQLGDSLNAGASRSVVQDLFKTKDATKTRAVTDSLEALSSVLRNVAPLLPDVNQFPLMEDLDRGVSIPIHKMTRALLELLVYGVPLLMLTYVVLKRKEVAP is encoded by the coding sequence ATGAAACTGTTGGCCCAATCAGCCCCGTTCGACTGGACGACCTACGCCGTCCCCATCGTGGCGTCGGCAATCACCGTTCTGGTGCTGCTGCTCAGCGTGGGCGACGTCTCGCGGTTCCGCTTCGCCCGGGTCCGGGCGATCGCCGGCATCTGCTTCACCGAAGCCATCCGCCGCCGCGTCCTGTGGATCACGCCGCTGGCGATCATTGGCATCATCTCCGTTTCACAGTTAACGCGCCCTCTCGACGCGCAGGATGCGGTGCGCCAGACGATCAAGTATTGCCTGTTCGCGACCGGGCTGGTCACGGTGCTGACGGCGATTCTGCTGGCGTGCGCCAATCTTCCGAAGGAAATCGAAAGCCGGGTCATTTTCACCATCGTCACCAAGCCCACGACCCGGCTGGAGATCGTGCTGGGCAAGGTCATGGGCTTTGCGATGGTCAGCGGGATAATCCTGCTGATCATGGGGCTGTTCACGCTCGCGTTCCTCGAGTTCCGTGCCACGTCGTTCGAATCGCAGATCAAGGCGGCGCTGGCCAGCGGCCAGATTCCCGAAGGTGCCAAGCGGGCCAATCTGCAGCGTTACGCCGACCAGGGTTTGCTCCGCACCAAGTCGGTGATCTGGCCGGCGGAGATGCAGGTGTTCGCGAAGGAACCCTCGCCCGACGGCACCCGCTGGGCCGCCGGCGGGAGCCAGACGTTCTTCGTCGTGCCGTTTGTGATTTCGGAGCAGGACAAGGCCGCGGTCGTGCAGGCGGTGAACGCCGGTGCCGGGCCGGTGTTTTCCATCACCCTCAAGGTCGATCAGCGAAAAACGTTGTCGGCGTCGGAGAAGGAGGAGCTCGCCTCCGGCCAGAACCCCACCGACGATGAGCCGGCGTTCGGACCGGCGCTACCGACGAGCCGGCCGTCGCTGCCGACGCCCCGGCTGTCGATCATCGCCCGGGCCCAGAAGGACGGCCGCATCCTCGCCCAGTCGGATTTCGCCGGCGACAAGCCGGTCTCGGCGATCCGGGATCGCGGATGGGTGCCCGGGGGCCTTCGGCAGTTCGTGGCGCCGATCACCACCAACCTCGCTTTGGAAGAACTGCTGAATGCCGGCAAGTTCAACCTGGAGATTACCGGCCTGACCCCGACGTATGAGTATGGCGTCGGTAAGCAACCGGTTTCGCTGTCCGTCTACGACGTGGACAAGGACAACCGGCGGCCACCGACCGAAGTGGTGGCGATCCGCTCCAGCGAGACCGAAACCGTGCAGCCGGTGAAACCGGGCATCGCCGACCTGGCGCGCCCGGAGCCTCCCGGGCCGCGCTTTTATTCGCGGTTCGGCCGGGTCGGGATGCAGGTCTCGGGGCGTCCGCCGGAAGACGGGGACGGCCCGGTCGCCGTCTACAGTTTCCGTGGTTCGGCCGTCAAGGCCGACGACGACCAGGTGACGTTGCAGACCAAGATCAGCATCGACCGTTCCGGCGACCTCGACGCCGACCGCTACAAGGCGTCGGTCGCGTCGGTGACGGTCCGCAACGTCAATAGCGGCTTTACGAGCCCTCCGGCGATGATCGAACCTGACACCAATCGCCTGATCGACATCCGGGTACCCTTTGCCGCCGTGGACGGCGGCGATTTCGACGTCCTGGTCCGCGGCCGCACGCCCGGCCAGTCCCTGGGCCTCCACGGCCTGACGGCATCGGTCCCGTCGATCGCGCTGGTCGAGGCAGATCACTGGTTCGGAATCAACCTCTTCAAGGGCCTTCTGCTGCTCTGGATGTTGTCGATCCTCGTCGTGACGATCTCGGTGTTCTGCTCGACATTCCTCTCCTGGCCGATCGCGGTCGTGCTGACGCTGCTGCTGCTGATGGGGCGGTGGGGCGTGAACCAGCTCGGCGATTCGCTCAACGCCGGCGCATCGCGCAGCGTGGTGCAGGACCTGTTCAAAACCAAGGACGCGACCAAGACCCGGGCGGTCACTGATTCGCTTGAGGCG